One Drosophila santomea strain STO CAGO 1482 chromosome X, Prin_Dsan_1.1, whole genome shotgun sequence DNA segment encodes these proteins:
- the LOC120457403 gene encoding putative ATP-dependent RNA helicase CG14443 codes for MPKEVKEMEIENLKGKASDAEQNQEIERTSGLSPKKTVSKIENNKPNKLFRKDSTPSSSSSLEFGGSGTRRLSRTSISSSSGSESRPSRDRFSSTRNGTQDQKLKLKVRSHNSAEPCSADVSKSKSRSRSMSKSNFRGRSNLRSSSGSDSGSHSGSDSGSGSGSDLKSDLKSASGFDSGSDAESNAGASSRGSDKKQTTSRLRSAVRRINETWQSPNSFKSVKTYRKKYESGSSSTPQNPWKNRIDLTNGSTSLKSPDNRSRNPWRVGMRNRLKTQSRGRSFSPSQKVCKNGSLIRSRSPHRNPWRDRSPPKSRSPPNNLGTRKQPKDVVDNDTDLYRERHKITLASWDIRPIPKPMKSFHSSGFDATILGRLELQGYDAPTPIQAQTWSIALAGRNLVMISGNGTGKTLGYLLPGILNIQEQRGSKGRKKGPIVLILVDGREAATLIHKEVLNYTNPRELRTHCLLGSGQWQSHSECDLLVASAGRLLEMIDDKKHEVELDRCAYLVLDDIDRMIDVGLEGQICRLLCRLRPRAQLIITTSSWTRNLERMANKFMGQYTSIRVGPINNSSEDLQNIRQRVEVIDGRSKMNQLKDELTAIYDSSDSPGKVVVYVKRQKLVDELVEFIRLFVPCEGIHGGRSTLEKEVIIRDFRNGAYNIIVATDMTSRGLDVPGIRYVINYDFPISIEGYVQRLVRTGCLSRSRNCEAISFFTKANSKLLVDVVDFLKNNKQEIQPHLLQMAEEQARRPRNRKRHRPQRYNRKR; via the coding sequence ATGCCTAAGGAGGTTAAAGAAATGGAGATAGAAAACTTGAAAGGCAAAGCTTCTGATGCAGAACAAAATCAGGAAATCGAACGGACCTCTGGCCTTTCGCCAAAGAAAACAGTTAGTAAAATAGAGAACAACAAGCCGAATAAACTGTTCCGTAAGGATTCCACGCCTTCGAGCTCATCGAGTTTGGAATTCGGCGGTTCTGGTACAAGGCGATTGTCCAGAACTTCCATATCCTCCAGCTCTGGCTCGGAGAGTCGCCCTTCGAGGGATAGGTTTTCCTCTACACGGAATGGAACTCAGGAccagaaattaaaattgaaagtCAGGAGCCATAATTCCGCTGAACCATGTTCTGCTGACGTATCGAAGTCGAAAAGCAGGAGCCGTAGCATGAGTAAAAGCAATTTTAGAGGAAGATCCAATTTACGGTCCAGTTCTGGGTCCGATTCCGGGTCCCATTCCGGAAGCGATTCCGGTTCCGGTTCGGGATCCGATTTGAAATCCGACTTAAAGTCCGCTTCCGGATTTGATTCGGGATCCGATGCGGAATCCAATGCGGGAGCCAGTTCTCGTGGTAGCGACAAGAAACAGACAACTTCACGACTACGAAGCGCTGTTCGTCGCATTAATGAAACTTGGCAATCACCAAACTCTTTCAAGTCAGTAAAAACATATCGTAAAAAATATGAATCAGGAAGCAGCAGTACACCTCAAAATCCTTGGAAGAACAGAATAGATCTGACGAACGGCAGTACGAGTCTCAAAAGTCCTGACAATCGCAGTCGCAATCCTTGGAGGGTCGGGATGCGCAATCGTCTGAAGACTCAATCGAGGGGCAGAAGCTTTAGCCCTTCTCAAAAGGTTTGCAAGAATGGCTCCTTGATCAGAAGCCGTAGTCCCCATCGCAATCCCTGGAGGGATCGTTCCCCACCCAAAAGCCGAAGTCCCCCTAATAACTTAGGTACCAGAAAGCAGCCGAAGGATGTGGTGGATAATGACACCGATCTTTATCGGGAACGCCACAAAATCACCTTGGCCAGCTGGGATATCCGACCCATTCCCAAGCCTATGAAGAGTTTCCACAGCAGCGGATTCGATGCGACCATATTAGGGCGACTAGAGCTTCAAGGCTATGATGCACCCACGCCCATTCAGGCGCAAACTTGGTCGATTGCCCTGGCGGGCAGAAATCTGGTGATGATTTCCGGTAACGGCACTGGCAAAACATTGGGCTACCTACTGCCTGGCATATTGAATATACAGGAGCAGCGAGGATCAAAGGGGCGCAAGAAAGGACCCATTGTCTTGATTTTGGTGGACGGTCGCGAGGCTGCTACTTTGATCCACAAGGAGGTATTGAACTACACTAATCCCCGCGAGCTTAGGACTCATTGCCTCTTGGGCAGTGGTCAATGGCAAAGCCATTCCGAATGCGATCTACTGGTGGCCTCTGCTGGTCGCCTTCTGGAAATGATAGATGATAAAAAACATGAGGTGGAACTGGATCGTTGCGCCTATTTGGTTCTAGACGACATCGACCGCATGATTGACGTGGGCTTAGAGGGTCAAATCTGCCGGCTGCTATGTCGGCTACGTCCACGTGCCCAATTGATCATCACCACGTCCTCGTGGACACGTAATCTGGAGCGGATGGCCAACAAGTTTATGGGCCAATACACCTCGATACGCGTGGGTCCAATCAACAATTCTAGCGAGGATTTACAAAACATCCGCCAGCGGGTGGAAGTAATCGATGGGCGTTCCAAAATGAATCAACTTAAGGACGAGCTGACTGCTATTTATGACTCAAGCGATAGTCCCGGGAAAGTGGTGGTCTATGTGAAGCGCCAAAAGCTCGTGGACGAACTGGTGGAATTCATTCGGCTCTTTGTGCCCTGTGAGGGCATCCACGGAGGACGTTCTACGCTGGAAAAGGAAGTCATAATCCGAGATTTTCGCAATGGTGCCTACAATATTATAGTGGCCACGGATATGACTTCGCGCGGATTGGATGTACCGGGCATTCGTTATGTGATCAATTACgatttccccatttccattgAGGGCTATGTCCAGCGTTTGGTCAGAACGGGATGCCTATCGCGTTCCCGTAACTGTGAGGCCATCAGTTTCTTTACCAAGGCAAACTCCAAGCTCTTGGTGGACGTGGTCGATTTTCTCAAGAACAATAAACAAGAAATACAACCGCACCTTCTTCAAATGGCTGAAGAACAAGCTCGTCGCCCCCGTAATCGAAAGCGCCATCGTCCACAACGCTACAATCGCAAGCGTTAG